One genomic window of Bacillota bacterium includes the following:
- the purB gene encoding adenylosuccinate lyase, translating into MIERYTRPRMGAIWDLENRFSKWLEIEILATEAHVKLGVVPQEALDEIKAKASFSVDRIEAIESEVHHDVIAFLTNVAENVGPASRYVHYGLTSSDVVDTGLAVQMKEAIDIIIEDVREIVDILKAKAFEYRDIVAVGRTHGIHAEPMSFGLKFANWAFEMHRNLNRLERAKAVISVGKLSGAVGTYSNIDPWVEEYVCERLGLTPAPISTQVLQRDRHAEYMAALAVCAATIEKIAVEVRGLQKTEIREVEEPFAKGQKGSSAMPHKRNPVVAERLTGLARIIRSNAQTAFENVALWHERDISHSSVERVIIPDSTILLDYMLGKLKWLLEGLIIYPENIKANLEKTKGLVFSSRVLLALVEKGITREHAYEIVQRNAMATWRGEGDLKELLKADEEATHYLSDRELDELFDVGYFLRNVGVIYDRLAKLND; encoded by the coding sequence ATGATTGAAAGGTACACGCGGCCTCGCATGGGGGCAATCTGGGATCTTGAGAACAGGTTTAGCAAGTGGCTTGAGATAGAGATCCTGGCCACCGAGGCTCATGTTAAACTAGGAGTAGTTCCCCAAGAGGCGCTTGATGAGATAAAAGCAAAAGCGTCCTTCAGTGTTGACCGCATCGAGGCAATTGAGTCCGAGGTGCACCATGATGTTATCGCTTTCTTGACGAATGTTGCAGAAAACGTCGGACCTGCATCCCGCTATGTTCACTACGGTTTGACCTCCTCGGATGTTGTAGATACTGGCCTTGCTGTCCAGATGAAAGAAGCAATTGATATCATAATCGAGGATGTGCGCGAGATTGTGGATATCCTTAAGGCCAAGGCGTTCGAATACAGGGATATTGTTGCTGTTGGGCGCACGCATGGTATTCATGCTGAGCCGATGAGCTTTGGCTTAAAGTTTGCTAACTGGGCCTTTGAGATGCACAGGAACTTAAACCGCCTTGAACGCGCCAAAGCAGTTATCTCGGTTGGGAAGCTATCTGGGGCTGTGGGTACTTATTCAAACATCGATCCCTGGGTAGAGGAGTATGTCTGCGAGAGATTGGGTTTAACGCCGGCACCAATTTCAACACAGGTGCTGCAGCGCGATCGGCATGCTGAGTATATGGCGGCGCTAGCGGTGTGCGCAGCAACCATCGAGAAGATCGCCGTTGAGGTTAGGGGGTTGCAGAAGACAGAGATACGCGAAGTTGAGGAGCCGTTTGCTAAAGGCCAAAAGGGATCTTCTGCAATGCCGCATAAAAGAAACCCGGTCGTTGCAGAAAGACTTACCGGGCTTGCAAGAATTATAAGGTCCAATGCGCAGACCGCTTTTGAAAACGTTGCCCTATGGCATGAGCGGGATATCTCCCACTCCTCTGTCGAGAGGGTGATTATCCCTGATAGCACTATTCTTCTTGATTATATGCTTGGCAAACTCAAATGGCTGTTGGAAGGCCTTATAATATATCCTGAAAACATTAAAGCGAATCTTGAGAAAACCAAAGGTCTGGTTTTTTCTTCACGCGTTCTTCTTGCTCTTGTTGAGAAGGGAATTACCCGGGAACATGCCTACGAGATTGTGCAGCGAAACGCCATGGCGACCTGGCGGGGCGAGGGGGACTTAAAAGAACTCCTTAAAGCAGATGAAGAGGCAACCCATTACTTAAGCGACAGGGAACTTGATGAGCTCTTCGACGTAGGCTATTTCTTGCGAAATGTTGGCGTGATCTACGACCGCCTTGCGAAACTGAATGACTAG